One window of the Tachypleus tridentatus isolate NWPU-2018 chromosome 10, ASM421037v1, whole genome shotgun sequence genome contains the following:
- the LOC143229458 gene encoding protein spaetzle 3-like isoform X2 → MKQLKLLLAIFSLTLGLEIRGEIIRGYPCIRRLNHLYCPTPGNNYPKEKIEEFIDENKALIRRMFGEYNYSPADNYTPPFQGQYETYDGYTLHTRSKRATNSRNSYSTSTNKVDVCESAVEIVTPYWASNSAGKIRAIVNTQHLQQAIQQEVCQSRSGQTKRCTGDCSCEQKYKWHRLLAYDPDDECKGIFMDWFLFPSCCVCRCSLPTSK, encoded by the exons CTTTTACTGGCCATTTTCTCCTTAACGTTGGGTTTGGAAATTCGAGGGGAAATCATTCGTGGATACCCATGTATTCGTCGCTTGAACCACCTTTATTGTCCTACACCAGGAAACAATTACCCTAA AGAGAAAATCGAAGAGTTCATCGACGAGAATAAAGCATTGATTCGTCGTATGTTTGGAGAATACAATTATTCTCCTGCTGATAACTATACACCACCATTTCAAGGCCAATATGAAACCTACGATGGTTACACGCTTCACACAAGATCAAAGAGGGCCACCAACAGTCGAAATTCTTACAGTACATCTACAAATAA AGTAGACGTTTGTGAATCAGCAGTGGAAATAGTGACCCCATACTGGGCGTCTAATAGTGCAGGAAAGATCCGAGCTATTGTTAACACTCAACACCTTCAACAAGCTATTCAGCAAGAAGTATGCCA GTCCAGATCTGGACAAACCAAGAGGTGTACAGGCGATTGTTCCtgtgaacaaaaatacaaatggcACCGGTTGTTAGCGTACGATCCTGATGATGAATGTAAAGGAATATTCATGGACTGGTTTCTCTTTCCTTCTTGTTGTGTATGTCGATGCTCTCTTCCCACCAGTAAATAA
- the LOC143229458 gene encoding protein spaetzle 3-like isoform X1 gives MPCSCHTVTYYLALLTYLTFFALVSTSMGIFADKHANIRGNRIGTVSTKLCRTFQLLLAIFSLTLGLEIRGEIIRGYPCIRRLNHLYCPTPGNNYPKEKIEEFIDENKALIRRMFGEYNYSPADNYTPPFQGQYETYDGYTLHTRSKRATNSRNSYSTSTNKVDVCESAVEIVTPYWASNSAGKIRAIVNTQHLQQAIQQEVCQSRSGQTKRCTGDCSCEQKYKWHRLLAYDPDDECKGIFMDWFLFPSCCVCRCSLPTSK, from the exons ATGCCTTGTAGCTGTCATACGGTGACTTACTACCTAGCCTTACTAACATATTTGACTTTTTTTGCGCTGGTTTCTACATCTATGGGAATCTTCGCAGACAAGCATGCAAACATACGAGGAAATAGAATCGGGACAGTTTCAACTAAACTTTGTAGAACCTTTCAg CTTTTACTGGCCATTTTCTCCTTAACGTTGGGTTTGGAAATTCGAGGGGAAATCATTCGTGGATACCCATGTATTCGTCGCTTGAACCACCTTTATTGTCCTACACCAGGAAACAATTACCCTAA AGAGAAAATCGAAGAGTTCATCGACGAGAATAAAGCATTGATTCGTCGTATGTTTGGAGAATACAATTATTCTCCTGCTGATAACTATACACCACCATTTCAAGGCCAATATGAAACCTACGATGGTTACACGCTTCACACAAGATCAAAGAGGGCCACCAACAGTCGAAATTCTTACAGTACATCTACAAATAA AGTAGACGTTTGTGAATCAGCAGTGGAAATAGTGACCCCATACTGGGCGTCTAATAGTGCAGGAAAGATCCGAGCTATTGTTAACACTCAACACCTTCAACAAGCTATTCAGCAAGAAGTATGCCA GTCCAGATCTGGACAAACCAAGAGGTGTACAGGCGATTGTTCCtgtgaacaaaaatacaaatggcACCGGTTGTTAGCGTACGATCCTGATGATGAATGTAAAGGAATATTCATGGACTGGTTTCTCTTTCCTTCTTGTTGTGTATGTCGATGCTCTCTTCCCACCAGTAAATAA